In the genome of Chryseobacterium sp. 52, the window AATGGAGTAACAGGTTTCGGAAACGAAGGATTAACATCTAAAATTAGCTTCAATATAGGATTTAGTATTTATTTACCTACATCAAAAGCTAAAGAAGTGGCTAGAGATATGAAATAATCACTTTATTTTGTAATAAAAAATGAAATCGCCCCGAAATATTTTCGGGGCGATTTTCGTACAAATTAAAACTAAACTATAAAAAATCAAATAAATCATGTATTGGGTTGAGGCGTATATCTCAGATACGGCTTTATCTCAGTTACTCCTTTCGGAAATATCTTTCTGGCATCTTCTGTGGAAATGATGGGTGGTACAATAACATCATCACCGCTTTCCCAGTTGACAGGAGTAGCAATTGTATGTGAATCAACTAACTGCAGAGAGTCAAGAACCCTCAGTATTTCGTTAAAATTCCTTCCGGTAGAAGCCGGATAAGTAATGATAAGTCTTACTTTTTTTAAAGGATCAATGATCAGTAAAGAACGTACAGTTGCTGTCGCTGAAGCATTCGGGTGAATAAAATCATACAGTTCCGAAATCTTCCTGTCTTTGTCTGCAATAATAGGAAACTGTACCTCTGTATGCTGAGTTTCATTAATATCTTTAATCCAGTTCTGATGGTCTTCTACTCCATCTACACTTAAAGCAATCACTTTAGTTCCTCTCTTATCAAACTCTGGCTTCAGCTTTGAAGTATACCCCAATTCTGTAGTGCATACCGGAGTGTAATCTGCAGGATGCGAAAATAAAATTCCCCACGAGTTTCCTAAGAATTCATGAAATTTGATATCTCCTAACGACGTCTCTGCCTGAAAGTCCGGTGCTGTATCTCCTAGTTTGATTGACATATTATCTTGCCTTGTTAGTCTACAAATTTAGTAGACTTTTTGGAACTGGCAAAATTTTTGTTGAAAATTTATATCTTTAATCAAAATTTATTCATGCAGAACATTGAACACCGGTATGTAGACGTTATTTACAGGGTTTTGGAAAGCTGGTATGTGAAGCTGGCCGAACTTACCCCAAAACTGATCGTTGGAGTATTAGTATTTTCTTTTTTTCTTATTACCAGTAAATACCTAAGCTTAGCCGCAGTAAAATTATTTCACAAATTCTTTCCGAAAAGTCAAAAGGAGAGTTCTCTGGTGACTTTAATAAGCATATTCAGGTTTCTCATCATGATGATGGGTTCTTTTATTGCTTTGGAAATTATGGGCTTCAGCGGTTTTCTTTGGAAATTTATCGGAAGTTTAGGAGTAGCCGGGGTTATTGCCGGGGTTGCTTTGAAAGATCTGGTATCGAGTATCTTTTCAGGAATGCTGATTGGCATTGATAAAGCCTTTAAAATAGGGGATTATATTACAATAGGCGCTCATTCCGGAACCGTTCAGGAGATTGGTTTTTTAACGACAAAAATCATTACTGACGATGGAAAGAAAGCTTATATTCCTAATCAGGTTATTTTCAATGCTCCATTTTACAATATTACAGCCTCACCGCAGCGCAGAATTATTTTAAATTTTGAAATTCCCGCAGATGAAGATATCAGTAAAGCACAGAAAGGGATGCTGGATGTGATTAAAAGTCTTGAAGGTGTGGACAGGCTGGATACTTCAGAGGTTATTTTTACGGATTTAAAACAGGGTAATTTTAATCTTCAGGCCAAATTCTGGATGAAGATAGGCACCAGTATGGTTCAGCTGAAAAGTGAAGCTTATCTGAAGATTAAAGAACGTCTGGATACTGATAACATCCAATTGGTAACCCCAACAAGCATTAGCATAACAAATGGGGAAACATCCTCAACTGAACATCAGGATAAATAAATACAAAGCGGTTTTTTAAGCGGTTTTTTTAGGCAAGACTATTCAGAACAGGGATTCGCAATCACTAAATTTCTCAAAGCTTTTATTGGGGATGAAAACATAAAAAAACCGTTCCAAAAATGGAACGGTTTTTCAATTTATATAAAAATTTTAGTCTTAAGCTAAAACTTCTTTTACTTTGTTTGCAGCTTCTTCTAAAGTAATTGCAGAATGTACAGGAAGACCTGACTCGTCAATTAATTGTTTAGCTTCAACAGCGTTAGTTCCCTGTAATCTTACGATCAATGGAACCGGAAGGCTACCCATTGCTCTGTAAGCATCTACAACTCCCTGAGCAACTCTGTCACATCTTACGATACCTCCGAAGATATTGATCAGGATCGCTTTTACGTTTGGATCTCTAAGGATGATTCCGAAAGCAGTTTGTACTCTCTGAGCATCAGCCGTACCTCCAACGTCAAGGAAGTTAGCAGGACTACCACCAGATAATTTGATGATATCCATAGTTGCCATTGCAAGACCAGCTCCGTTTACCATACAAGCAACGTTACCGTCAAGTTTCACGAAGTTAAGACCAGCTTCACCAGCTTCCACATCCATTGGATCTTCTTCTCTTGTATCTCTTAAAGCTTCTAAGTCTTTGTGACGGAACAATGCGTTACCATCTAAAGTTACTTTAGCATCTACAGCGATAATTTTGTTATCTGAAGTTTTCAACACAGGGTTGATCTCAAAAAGAGAAGCATCAATTCCTGTATAAGCATTGTAAAGAGATGCAATGAATTTTGTGAATTCTTTGAAAGCATTTCCTTCAAGACCTAGGTTGAAAGCAATTTTTCTAGCCTGGAATCCCTGAAGACCTAAAGCCGGATCAATGATTTCTTTGTGGATCAAATGAGGAGTTACTTCAGCAACGTGCTCAATATCCATACCCCCTTCAGTAGAATATACGATTGTATTTTTACCTTCAGCTCTATCTAAAAGAATAGAAACATAAAATTCTTTAGTTTCAGTTTCTCCCGGATAATAAACATCTTCTGCAACCAAAACAGAGTGTACTTTTTTACCTTCAGCAGAAGTTTGTGGAGTTATCAACTGCATTCCGATGATGTTCTGTGCATTTTCTTTAAGTTTATCCATGTTTGGAGAAAACTTAACACCACCACCTTTACCACGTCCACCTGCGTGAATTTGTGCTTTTACAACCCAAGCCTGAGCTCCGGTTTCAGCAGTCAATTTTTCAGCAGCTGCTACAGCCTCATCTACGTTATTCGCTACGAAACCACGTTGGATAGCTACTCCATACTTTGATAAAATCTCTTTTGATTGATACTCGTGAAGATTCATATTATTTTTATTATTTTATTTAAATATTTAAAGGTTGACAAATTTACTAAAAAGACATGGAAGTTCAAGTTTATTGACTCAAAAATTAAAGTGCAGTGAACTTGATTTTTAACATGTCTCCCGAATTTGCTTTATTCTTCGGATAATTTTTCAGACTGTGAGCCGATAAACGGAATTTTTGGAGCGAGGAAATATCCTGTTAAACTCGCAAAAAGGATCGGAACAAAATAGGTAAACCCGGTTAAGG includes:
- a CDS encoding peroxiredoxin; amino-acid sequence: MSIKLGDTAPDFQAETSLGDIKFHEFLGNSWGILFSHPADYTPVCTTELGYTSKLKPEFDKRGTKVIALSVDGVEDHQNWIKDINETQHTEVQFPIIADKDRKISELYDFIHPNASATATVRSLLIIDPLKKVRLIITYPASTGRNFNEILRVLDSLQLVDSHTIATPVNWESGDDVIVPPIISTEDARKIFPKGVTEIKPYLRYTPQPNT
- a CDS encoding mechanosensitive ion channel family protein; amino-acid sequence: MQNIEHRYVDVIYRVLESWYVKLAELTPKLIVGVLVFSFFLITSKYLSLAAVKLFHKFFPKSQKESSLVTLISIFRFLIMMMGSFIALEIMGFSGFLWKFIGSLGVAGVIAGVALKDLVSSIFSGMLIGIDKAFKIGDYITIGAHSGTVQEIGFLTTKIITDDGKKAYIPNQVIFNAPFYNITASPQRRIILNFEIPADEDISKAQKGMLDVIKSLEGVDRLDTSEVIFTDLKQGNFNLQAKFWMKIGTSMVQLKSEAYLKIKERLDTDNIQLVTPTSISITNGETSSTEHQDK
- the sucC gene encoding ADP-forming succinate--CoA ligase subunit beta; amino-acid sequence: MNLHEYQSKEILSKYGVAIQRGFVANNVDEAVAAAEKLTAETGAQAWVVKAQIHAGGRGKGGGVKFSPNMDKLKENAQNIIGMQLITPQTSAEGKKVHSVLVAEDVYYPGETETKEFYVSILLDRAEGKNTIVYSTEGGMDIEHVAEVTPHLIHKEIIDPALGLQGFQARKIAFNLGLEGNAFKEFTKFIASLYNAYTGIDASLFEINPVLKTSDNKIIAVDAKVTLDGNALFRHKDLEALRDTREEDPMDVEAGEAGLNFVKLDGNVACMVNGAGLAMATMDIIKLSGGSPANFLDVGGTADAQRVQTAFGIILRDPNVKAILINIFGGIVRCDRVAQGVVDAYRAMGSLPVPLIVRLQGTNAVEAKQLIDESGLPVHSAITLEEAANKVKEVLA